A window of Natator depressus isolate rNatDep1 chromosome 3, rNatDep2.hap1, whole genome shotgun sequence genomic DNA:
GACCAAAGATTTCCGAGCAGCTTTAGTGTGAATATTTCAAGTTGCTTTCACTGCCTCCCTTATACGTGTCCTGTCTGATGTGCCTGCTGGCCTGGGGAGAGAAACCAGGGTCTGCTCCCAAAACTTCGTCTCCCGACCACAACACTCGTGCATCAGCGTTGCTTAGCTGCGCATTGGCAACATCTGTTGAAGTTGCAGTTGCTCATCAACTCTTGCAATCAAACCCATGTAACAGCTCAgctaaatttaatattttattgacACTAAATTGTCCCTAATAGGCACAGATGGTGACAGTAAGTGTCTCAGTTCAGTTAACTGCCCATGTCAAAGGGGAATTTCTGCAGTGGAGACACTGACTAAAAAAGTGTTCACCACCGCTGTATACATCTGCCTTTGGCCATAATGATGTCCCTTGTCATTTTAGGTACATCCTTGTGAGGATGGTGAGTGCAGCAGGGACGGGCTACTGTTACAACATCAAGAGAGCCCGACTACAGGAGAAATTGGTCCTGCTGAAATATGATCCCATTGGTAAGAACTTAAGAAATTACATGCTGTCTGGAAGATGCACACTCTCTCTTCAGTTGAATGTAACAATGTATCGAGTATAAGCAGAGTAATACTTAACATTTTACATGCTCAAACCACTGTACTATTCCTTAAAATGTCCCAGTGGAAGAGGAGGTaatattaaccccattttacagactggcaCGGACACAAtgaggcagtgacttgcccaagacctcACAGCAAGACAGTGGCAGAGCACAGATTAGAATTCGTACATTCTACTTCCATGCTCAGTTTACTAGACTAGGCTGTCTCGTAAGAAGCAGCAGTGAGCTACGCAGCTGCAGAGAAGTTTGTTGGGACACTTAAACCAAAAGAGCAGTAAACTCTCATCA
This region includes:
- the MRPL33 gene encoding large ribosomal subunit protein bL33m, whose protein sequence is MFLTVAALAKSKSKYILVRMVSAAGTGYCYNIKRARLQEKLVLLKYDPIVNQRVLFTEKRKIRSI